The segment cATATCAAAATTAATCTATCTCTTACATGTTTTCTCGACATGGTTAGTGTTTTTCTGATTCAGTAGACGCAGCTTGAACTTTGCTTAGATGCTATAGACTTTGTTGATCCACACCACATTCAAGACATATGCACTTATTAAAATATCAATTCGGATTAGATAAACATGTTTTGCGGATCAAACTCAAACCATGTAACTAAGCTTAATGGTTTCAGGACAAAAAGGActtgatgtttttcttttcaagaACAGAGTTTCGGATGTTTCTGCATAATTCATGTACTGCTAAAACACACACATCTAGATCGATTCAACAAGAAACTAAAACACAAGACTCTCCATTCATTTATTATTAGCAGAACTTCGAGCTATGTCTGTTCCTAAGAAGGTGAAGAAAGCCGTTCTACACATTGGTTCTAAGCGTATGTTTTGAGAGGAAAGATAAAATGATATGAACACACAAATACACGCAATTGAGAATTTCTGACTTTCTAAGATGTATGTTTTGCGAATATATTCTGAGATTCGTTAGTTCTGAATTTTCGTTACCCCAAGCTGTGCAGTGACACACAGTTACTATATGATCTCTTACTATATTAACTATTTATGAGACTTGAGTATTGTTGACAACTTAAGTAATCTTAAACCATTTCCAGATTTAGACATTTGGGGTTTAAGATATTCGCGTTTAGTCTTTagggattatatatatattttaggcaCACTAACAACcatgaaaacataaattaattcAGATTAGCTTGAACATGATCTTTGCATAAGCAACATGTTCGATTAGTTTTACATTATGCAGTTAGCGACCGTGATCAATCATTCAAATACcttaaaatgtattttatcaaaaaaaaaagctactaaaagaaaaatacttgtaaaaaaaatgaagattaattagaaaattaaatgaatataatGTGAAGGATAAACAACCATCATATCTCTAACGACCATAAAAATTGACAAGACATCATGTTCGAAAATACCCACATTATGCATTTAGCTTCCGTAATCAAATCATTCAAAAACGTAAGAAAAATgtcttttatcaaaaacttaaagaaataaaaaagatttttaaaaatttggaaatTAATCAGAAAGATAAATGAACACATAATATGAAGACTCTCTACTATGTTATATCAAAAATGACCACAGGACTATCATGTTCTAGATTAGTTCCACATTATGTCATTTATACTTTCATAATCAATCATTAAAAAACTTTTAtctaaataaaaagaagaaaagaaagaggaTAAGAGATTTTCACCTGAAGAAGGAAGGAGGTTGGTGATTGCGTCATCATCGGTCAAAAATGACAACAGGAGTCGGTGGATGGAATGTTTGACCGTATGGGCAGTGTGGGATTTggcttcctctctctctcggtTCTGATCAGCTCCGGCGATTCTTCACATGTGCAGCATCTTTAAACCATAAGCGCGACCTCCTGTTTCATATCATCACGATTTGTTTTAGATTCATACACGACAATGTTGAtgaaaaaaaacacacataaaaataaataaaagacagATCTGACCGTTGGAGTCGGTTGGGTTTTGGCTTCCTCTCTCCGATGTCACCGAGCGCACGACTATTCTTCACATCATCCGCCACCTGTTACAGAGATTCCAAAAGAACATACTACATAAATATAtcatcacaaaaaaataaatataccatCACGATCTGTTCGAGATCATGCCACAAAATATTGACGAAaagacataaaataaataaaaagaaagacaGCGAAGAAGAGATAGATACCTCCGACTTGATCAGGCATGTTTGTTTGAATCTTGTCGCCATTATGTCTTTCTCCTACAGAGTCTTCGTTCTCCGACCGAGTCTTCTTTCTCCGACAGAGTCTTTAACTCTTGTTGGTCTTTTATTTTGCTTGTCTCTTTGTTTGTAAGAATTGAGAGGAGGACAAAGTTGATGGTGAAAGAAGGCAAGAGGAGCTCTTCTTATATAGAGGAGCGCCCAACGGCTCATTTTCATTTACAACGGTCttattttttaagttatttGTATTCCTTCGATGTATATTCAATATTTTACGTAACGGGTTAATTACAACGGTcttattttaaaagtaatttgTGTTCGTTCGATGTTTTTTTCAGTCTTTACACTAACGGGTCAATTACAAGTTGTAATTTACAACGGTCCTATTTTTAAATAAGTAAACATATATAACGGGTCAATATAACGTTAGTTTcgagaagaaaataaattacGTTTATTGAGGCCCAATCAAATCTTtaacaaaagaagaaatattATTATTGTTCTTATAATAATAAAGTCATAAATGATATTATTACTATTTGCATTGGTGAcactaattattattattattcacaCACAGCTTTATTCACACACTTATATTATCGATTcacataaattttatattatcaacTAAGGGTCTGAATGTGTGACAGGAGAAATGCAGAAAAAACACACGAGAAAAAGATATGCAGATTGTTCTGTATTTAGCTTCCAATCACCATAAAAGTGCtggagaaataataataataaaaattaaataaaactgcATGCAGAACAAACCAATGTGATAAAATATTGTCCTGCATGAACAAGGAAAAAACGGGTGGATCAAATGCAGATGCCCAATCAATGCATGCTTCCttttaattatcattttttgaataactgtttttttgtctttttctttacttataaataagtattaaatactagtttatttaatttttcacaGCAAAAACTCTTCTTTAAAAGTAAGTCTTTTTTGTCTTATAAAGAATTTTAAGATGATTTTTATACAACtatataaaatgatatattctatacatatatatatatattaaattttatacaatTTCATAAACACATACGtgaacattttataaattaataatgatgggactgtaaaattttattaatttaaagagattaagttacaaaaaaaaattattttttaggtTTTCTAATTAtagagtatatttttatataaaatgaaaatgattaattttactatatatacattaattaagtttttgaaattccactttcatattatttttattatattatttcttagatataattttattaaatataatcaaaatatattaaattgttaAGAGAAATAGAGATAATATCatttgaatataaaaaaatatatattattaatttataaatttaatgggaccatgtatttatataaaaattgcttaaaaattattattttacggATTTGTGTTATATTGTGAACTGGTCCAGTCCGAGACTGAAATAATTTATCGACTATTAATGCATAAATGTTTTACTGTATATACTCAATTTAGAtactcaaaattttatataattgtatGCAAAACATATTATACACATTACgttaaattgttaaattaagattttgtttatacaatataatatatgtaaaatcAATAGTATTAGTTCTATAGTTGAGCCAAAGGGTAAGAATGaaccaaaaatttaataaagatacaaaaaataagagaaaaacaagaatactctttataatttttgtaactgtactgaattttcatataaatataaatttcagTATTAAATGatggtatttattttttattttttcaacatgatatttttacttatttataataagttgtatttttagatatttaatttttattcaattttttttaatttttttaattcatttaaaaattataatttgtcAATTTAATTTGATCTGCATTTGTTCTGCTTGATCTGCGTGATCTGCATTtgttctgcttgatctgcatttCTGTTTGATCTGCATTTTTTGATCTGCATCATCCATTCGAAGCCTAAGTGTCACTCATTGGTCAacaattacattttttttttgttcagacaAATCCAGAGTCTCTAGTCCTCCGAAATTAAAATGTAGTCATTTCTTGACATGAACAGTTCTCTCTAAGAACATAAATATGGTAACTCTGTCGTCATGACAATGATTCTCTACGCAAATTCCTTGTAACAATGAGAATATATGTATTGTGGATAATTTCGCTGTTGTGTGTTTGTATAACTAAGTGgactatatgtatatataaaagtcatTTCTTGACATGAAcaattctttataaaaaaataaatatggtaACTCTGTCATCATAACAATGATTCTCTGTGCAAATTCCTTGTAAGAACAATGAGAATATATGTATTGTGGATAATCTTGCTGTTGTGTGTTTGTATAATTAAGtggactatatatatatatataagtcatTTCTTGACATGAACAattctttataaaaaattaaatatggtAACTCTGTCGTCACAACAATGATTCTCTGTGCAAATTCCTTGTAAGAACAATGCAGTGATGTGTATTGTGGATAAGTTTCGGTGTTGTGTTTTTTGTATAACTAAGTGGTCTTTGTGGTTTTTGCAATCTCTGCAAATAGCTCCAAACTATCCTTAATCATTCCTTGCATTAGCGGTTGAAGCGCCTGACCAAAAACAAAAGACCAAAGATTTTAGACAACATTCAGTTGTGTTGATTCACTCTCTAAATCATCGAATATTGATACAATAGAATAAAGAATGCTTACTGTTGCAAATGGTACAAGTAGCAGCGGAACTTCGTACGCAAAGGTTAGCTGCAAGCAAAGCAAAACAAGAGCTCAGAAAAGATGAATGATTAATGAGAGAGAATGTCGCAGAAGCAAAAGAAGAACTCACTTCCACTTCACATGATGAAGGTCCTTGCGGGAAAAACCGAACAGTACCCCTGTTTTAAAAAAAGACAAGACCTTCACATCAAGCTTGATTCAAGACAAGAAGTTTTAGATTCACTACAATTCAGTTTACCTGTTGGGAAGGCCTTCTAGAGAAATCCAATGTATTTTCTGGTTCGGGAGAGGCTGCATAAAaacagaaattaaaaaaaatcattaaagcCGCCTAACGTGTTATGTAGAGAGACCAAGGCATATaacttgttcaaaaaaaaaaaaacactataaCAAAGAGTGTTGAAGCTATACTTGCCTGCAAGTTCTTAGCAAGCCAAGAGTACTCTAGATTCTGACCAAAAGCCGAATACTTCAATGTCCATCGAGACAAATCAGATTTGTCCTTGAGTACCTGCAGAACTAAATCACAACATCAACACACCAAAACGACGGCGTTTCAAAATGTTCAATAACAAACAAGAACAGGCATATGACCTTTACGGATGAAATGAAAGTCATCCATCTAGGAATCGACTCTCGCTCGGAGTAGAGTCCGTAAGCAACAGATACAGGCACTTCCACCTTCTTCCTCACTCTGAAACTCAGACACAAAAAGGTTCGAAACTTTGGTTTAAATCCAAATCCTTTGGATGTGGGGGAAGATGATGAATCGCTTACTTGCATTCTTGCCACTCCATGAGAGTGTCGAATCTCCTGAACACCGAAGATTTAACAGTTGGTGAAATCAAAGGGGAGAATCTAGAGGCAAGAGGCCAAGGCTTCATCAGAGAAGAAGGTGAATATCTCGAAGTGGTTTTAGCTACGGCGCCGTTGTTGCAATGAAGCTTTCGATTTTTGAATCCCGTGGAGACGGCATTAGAGTTCGTTAGAGAGAAAATCGCCGTCGTCGCAGACATCTTTTGTTGGTTCGTCGTCGTGTTTTCTGTGTGGTTTATGTTTTAACGGCGAGAGAAATGGAAAGAACGTGTCGTTGGAGTATGAAAGGAGGAGAAGTAGTTTGCTTCTTGTGTTTGGTTATGCCACGTGTCTTGCTTCAACAGGTTGAAATATGTTCGGTAAATAAAGATGGGCTTAATAGAAAACATTAATGGGCCAACATTAATAAAGATCCTTTTCGGTCACGATCATTTTGTTCATTTCACACACattcaaaaactaacaaaaataaatacgtttatagtatatatataatacaaataaaataataaacaaaagcgGGGATAGCTCAGTTGGGAGAGCGTCAGACTGAAGATCTGAAGGTCGCGTGTTCGATCCACGCTCACCgcatcttatttttttattttctgccTTTTGGGCCCTTCACTCCCTAATTGTAATTTTCTATTTGAGGCCCATTGGACCATTCACTCTCAAACAGTTCCTAAGCCCAAATGTTTAGTTGACTCATTTTGGAAAGTTTGACTATAGTTTCTTTCAGTTACCTCTTAAAAACTTTGAACTCTAGTCGGAGCCGCCCCCGAACTGGTGAAGCAACAAAGCCATGGCGAAAGACAACACCCGCCGCACGTGGAACCCTCGTGCCGGTCCATATCTCGGAGAAGTCTCCTCCTTAGCTTTCCTCAACCTCCCGCAACACGTTTCCCCCATTCCTTATCTTCTCGCCGGTGAGTGCTAAACACTTGTTCTCTAAATTCAAATTTCAATTAGTTTTCGATGTAATTAGGGATTTCATTAATTTGAAAATTAGGATCCGGTTCGGAGATTCTGCTTTACGAATTGAGCTCTGGGGAGCTGATTCGCTCGTTCCAAGTGTTTGAGGGAGTTCGCGTACATGGAACTGTTTGTAGCGGGAGCTTTGTTCGTTCTGGTGATAAGTATAAGTATAAGCTTGTTGTGTTTGGGGAGAAGAAAGTGAAGATCTTTGCGTTGGTTGTTGAGTTAGGTTCGAGTGGTGGTGAAGTCTCTGTGGGTTTGGAAGTGGTTGAGTCTTTGCCGAGGCTTAGCAATTGGGTCTTCGACGTTTGTTTCTTGAAGGTTGGAATGagactctcttcttctctgttggtgtttggttgattttttgTAGTGTGAATTGTTTCCTGATGAGAGTGGGGTTTGTTGTTGTGATGATAggatgaggaggaagaagataaGCTTCTAGCTATTGGGTGTAGTGATAACTCTGTGTGTGTTTGGGATGTTAAAGAGTCACGTATGGCTTTTGAGATTCATTCACCAGGTTAGTGTTACTGTTACTTGGGTTTAAGGGTTTTGAAGAATCGAGTTAGAGCTGTTTTATGTTGAAGTACTTGTTTGGTTTTGCAGAAAGATGTCTACTTTATACTATGCGATTATGGGGCAATAGTATTTCGACTCTACGCATTGCGTCTGGGACTATTTTCAATGAGGTATGCTagcttttcttgttttttttcacCGCTGGCTCTTTACTTAGTCTTGCTGCCATTTCTCGATTCTGTTTTTTTGGTGTCTGAGATGGTTTTAGTAAGTGGAATCGACTTGTTGTTGGCAGATCATTGTTTGGAGGGCTTCTGGTCTTGATGGTGACAACTTAGGCAATGGGAAATATTGTGCGTCCCATATGCTTAGACTCATTGGTCATGAGGGTTCAATATTTCGCATCGTTTGGTCTTCGGATGGATCTAAACTAGTCTCTGTCTCTGATGATCGTAGGTGAacatttgttttgtgttttaatAAACACCTCACCTTTTCATGAGTACTTTTGTTCATGTGTCTAACGGCGTATTTATTTTGTCTTTTACAGTGCTAGGATATGGGAAATTGATTCGCAGGAGGTCATTGGCCCTGTGCTGTTTGGTCACAGTGTGAGGGTTTGGGACTGCTGCATCTCAGACTCTGTATGTACCTCAAATTTCTTTGACTTACTATATAGTTTTGTAACTTTGTTTGAACTTTCTGCATTCATTTGAGTATTAGGCTAAGAGATCAAATCATAGAATGTGAATGTCAGTGCCTCTGCGGTTAGAAAACCTATCAGCCCAAAATTTTGATGAATAGAGGAACGGTCACCGTTTAACTTTAGAGCATAGGTTTTTTATTGTAGGTATAAATCTGTTCATCATGATAACCGATGGATGAGCACATTAGGTTATTGAATTTGGATGTTTTTCTGTTTCAGTTGATTGTTACTGCTGGTGAGGATTGTACATGCCGTATCTGGGGCATGGATGGTACGCAGCTGGAAGTGATAAAGGAACATACGTAAGTGGTGACATGGTGTTTGGTCGATCGCACTTTTTACTCTTTGCGTTTATGTTATTACTGATGAAGAGCCATTGTTTATTATACAGCGGAAGAGGCATATGGAGATGTTTGTATGATCCGAACTCATCCCTTCTTGTTACTGCTGGATTTGACTCCGCAATCAAAGTGCATCAATTGCATAATTGTGGGTCTGAAATCTTGTTGGATACTGTAGGAATGCATGATTCACAAGATAAAGTGGAATCTTTTTCAACCCGTCTCCCAAATTCAGTGCAGCATACTGGTCGCATGGACAGGTAATACATATGCCATGACAAGATTTTAGAGACCGGTGACTTTGAACATGAATGGTACTTTGGTAGTAAATCAAAGTAATGTTTAGAAATGTTGAGGTTAAGTGAATATGTTAATTTGGATTCATGTTCCTGTTAATATAGCTATTTATGTAACTAAGGAAGAGGGCGGTTTAAAACTGTAAATGAATGTCTGGATTTTCTTGTGTATAATTTGTAAATATGATTGTTTTCCCCTTGCAGCAAGAGTGAGTATGTACGCTGTTTGCAGTTTACGCAGGAGGATACCATGTACGTGGCCACAAACCATGGTTGCTTGTACCATGCAAGATTGTTACCATCTGGAAATGTAAAGTGGACTGAGCTAGTTCGCATACCTGAAGAAGGGCCTATTATTACCATGGATGTTTTGCCTGGAGGAAAGGTACACGAGTCTTGTGCATTAGATGATTGGGTTGCTCTTGGAGATGGCAAAGGAAATATGACAATAGTTCGAGTTATTGGTGATATGTGTAACCCACTTGCGGGATCCAATCAAACTTGGAAGGCTAGCCCAGAGAGACAACTTCTGGGGACCTTCTGGTGCAAATCATTAGGATATAGGTAAATATCTCGTTGATTAAAATGATACTGGACCTATATAATGAATCATTTGGTGAGAAATATTATGAGATTACAGTTTCCAGTCTCTGGCTTCCAGGTTTGTTTGTTCTTGCAATCCTAGAGGACTGTTGAAGCTGTGGAGACTATCTGATCCTTTAGCTTCTGCTGCTTCTAGCGCTTATGATATCTCCCTTGTGGCCGAATTCTCCTCTTCTTTTGGAATGCGAATAATGTGTGTAGATGCATCAGCTGAAGATGAGGTGATACTCGTTGCAGTTATTGCCATGTTTCTGTGTTATATTGCTTTCCTTTTCCTCTCTACACCATATCAGCTAAATGAAGAGCTACGAACACAACTCTTGGTTATGGCAAAATActaaagagaatattttttaGATATGTAGTCTATTAGATTGCATCCAAGagttgtgttgtgttgtgttttaGCCTTGTGATTGTGAATTTTGTAATCTGTACTGACATGATTGTTGCTTGCAGGTGCTTGTGTGTGGAGATTTACGTGGCAATATTACACTTTTTCCCCTGTCAAAGGATATGCTGGACGGGGTTTCTGTTTCTCCAGAATTGAAGATACCTTCATCTAACTATTTCAAAGCTGCCCATGGGATTTCAACTGTTTCCAGTCTTTCAGTGGTCAGATTAACTTCCAACAAAGCTGAGATATACTCGGTATGATTAGTTTATTTAACTTGTTATCTTCTGCTCTTGGTGCTTGCTTGGTTTATCAGGAGAAAtaaatttatgaaatattttctttcattttcttgtttttgattctTCCTTTTTCTAAATCTCATTTTCAGACTGGAGCAGACGGTTGCATATGCTATTTTGAATATGACAGAGAGAGGCAGGCTTTAGAGTTTATGGGTTTGAAACAACTGAAAGAGTTGAGCTTAGTCCAATCTGTTTGCCAAGGCATGCACTTTTCCAAAGACCATCCGAACAATGAATATGCCGCTGGATTTTCATCAACTGATTTTATTTTGTGGAACTTAACAACTGAAACAAAGGTGCTCCTCTGGCTTCTCAATTTATATTGACCTTTTTAGATCCTAGCTGTAATAATACTCTGAACTTCTTATGACAACAGGTTGCACAGATCTCATGCGGTGGATGGCGTCGTCCCCACTCTTTCTATCTCGGGGACATCCCTGAGATGCAAAACTGTTTTGCTTATGTGAAGGTACATCTTCTGTCTCTCAATGAAACTTGTATGGTAATGTTTGTGTCTTTGACTGATTATAAACCTGTCTCTTTCCTAGGATGATGTCATTCATATTCATAGACACTGGGTTGGAGGAGAAAAGACCAAAGTCTTTCCTCTAAATTTGCATACACAATTTCATGGAAGAGAATTACATTCCTTATGTTTCATCTCTGCGGATACAAAAGCTGGATTTGAATCTGAAGAACGCAAAATATCTGATCGGTCTAGTTGGATTGCAACAGGTTGTGAAGATGGATCCGTGAGATTAACTAGGTGGGTAGTAgtcataataaattttaattacgTGATGCTTGATGATATAAATACTTTTGTCTAACTGTTTCAAAGTGTTCGGGGTTCATCTAGGTATGCATCTGAGTTTGGAAATTGGTCAACATCAGAGCTATTAGGAGAACATGTTGGAGGATCAGCAGTGAGATCAGTTTGCTGTGTATCAAACATGCACATAATTGCTTCAGACATACCAGACATTGGCGGAGAAGACTCTGTGATGGATGATAGTGAAAGCCCTTGCTTACTGATATCTGTTGGAGCCAAGCGTGTTCTAACCTCTTGGCTCCTAAGGAATGGTAGACAAAATAAGAAGGGAGAATCTTTAGTTAGTGATAACGGAGACGATAGAGCTTCATCGGATGTCTCTTCAGTGACGTTCCAATGGCTTGCTACTGACATGCCCACCAAAAGTAAAAAGATTGAGAAATCTCCGAAACTGGATGTTGTAGAAGAAGATACTAGCGTTAACGTCACAGAATCAAGATCCAATTCCTACCAGGGGCGAGAAAATTATGAAGATGACTGGAGATACATGGCTACGACTGCTTTTCTAGTCAAATGTGTTGGTTCCAGGTCAGAGGGAGAGCCTTCACTTACTTTGATTGAACCCATCAATGATAGACGATGTTGAAATCTTGTGTTTTCATCTTTTCAGGTTAACTATCTGTTTTATCGCTGTGGCTTGCTCTGATGCCACCCTTACACTACGAGCGCTGGTCTTGCCGCATAGATTGTGGTAATCAAGTGTTTACTTGTTTGATGACTTTTATATTTACCTATGTGTTTCATTTTGATTTACTCTGCTTCTAATTTCAGGTTTGATGTTGCGTCTTTGGTTCCTCTGAAATCTCCAGTTCTGTCACTACAACACGCCATTGTGCCTCTGCATCCTCCAAATGAAGGTTAAGCCATTTACATTAATACTTTTCTCGAAACCTTCTTCACTCGTGTAACATTTTTCGGCAACTTTACATGACAGGTGAGAATAATAATACATCATCTAGTGATGCTTATCTTCTCATCAGTGGAGCCACAGATGGAAGCATAGCCTTTTGGGATGTAACTACAAGTGTAGAAGCTTTTGTGAAGCAAGTATCGAGCCTCCATATCGAGAAGTTCATTGATTGTCAGAAACGACCACGAACTGGAAGAGGAAGCCAAGGTGGTAGGAAATGGAAACTGTTAGGCGCGAAGAGAACACAAGACAGTAGCAGTACCTTGGTTAGTGAATCTGCAGAAGAAGATCCAGCAAATGGTGTTATTCCTCAGGAAAACGGTAACAACGAAAGTGCAGATTCTCTTCCTGATACAAGCGAGATAAAGCCTTCACATGTCGTTAAGAATGCTCATCAATCTGGCGTCAACTGCCTTCATGTTTCCCGCTCGAGCAGCTCTCCAAGTCACGGCAATGGTTTGATGTTCAATGTGATTAGCGGGGGTGATGATCAAGCCCTTCATTGTCTTAGCTTCAACATCCTTA is part of the Brassica rapa cultivar Chiifu-401-42 chromosome A09, CAAS_Brap_v3.01, whole genome shotgun sequence genome and harbors:
- the LOC103836796 gene encoding uncharacterized protein LOC103836796 isoform X2, which produces MSATTAIFSLTNSNAVSTGFKNRKLHCNNGAVAKTTSRYSPSSLMKPWPLASRFSPLISPTVKSSVFRRFDTLMEWQECKVRKKVEVPVSVAYGLYSERESIPRWMTFISSVKVLKDKSDLSRWTLKYSAFGQNLEYSWLAKNLQPLPNQKIHWISLEGLPNRGTVRFFPQGPSSCEVELTFAYEVPLLLVPFATALQPLMQGMIKDSLELFAEIAKTTKTT
- the LOC103836796 gene encoding uncharacterized protein LOC103836796 isoform X1, with the protein product MSATTAIFSLTNSNAVSTGFKNRKLHCNNGAVAKTTSRYSPSSLMKPWPLASRFSPLISPTVKSSVFRRFDTLMEWQECKVRKKVEVPVSVAYGLYSERESIPRWMTFISSVKVLKDKSDLSRWTLKYSAFGQNLEYSWLAKNLQPLPNQKIHWISLEGLPNRGTVRFFPQGPSSCEVEVSSSFASATFSLINHSSFLSSCFALLAANLCVRSSAATCTICNSASTANARND
- the LOC103836797 gene encoding uncharacterized protein LOC103836797; this encodes MAKDNTRRTWNPRAGPYLGEVSSLAFLNLPQHVSPIPYLLAGSGSEILLYELSSGELIRSFQVFEGVRVHGTVCSGSFVRSGDKYKYKLVVFGEKKVKIFALVVELGSSGGEVSVGLEVVESLPRLSNWVFDVCFLKDEEEEDKLLAIGCSDNSVCVWDVKESRMAFEIHSPERCLLYTMRLWGNSISTLRIASGTIFNEIIVWRASGLDGDNLGNGKYCASHMLRLIGHEGSIFRIVWSSDGSKLVSVSDDRSARIWEIDSQEVIGPVLFGHSVRVWDCCISDSLIVTAGEDCTCRIWGMDGTQLEVIKEHTGRGIWRCLYDPNSSLLVTAGFDSAIKVHQLHNCGSEILLDTVGMHDSQDKVESFSTRLPNSVQHTGRMDSKSEYVRCLQFTQEDTMYVATNHGCLYHARLLPSGNVKWTELVRIPEEGPIITMDVLPGGKVHESCALDDWVALGDGKGNMTIVRVIGDMCNPLAGSNQTWKASPERQLLGTFWCKSLGYRFVCSCNPRGLLKLWRLSDPLASAASSAYDISLVAEFSSSFGMRIMCVDASAEDEVLVCGDLRGNITLFPLSKDMLDGVSVSPELKIPSSNYFKAAHGISTVSSLSVVRLTSNKAEIYSTGADGCICYFEYDRERQALEFMGLKQLKELSLVQSVCQGMHFSKDHPNNEYAAGFSSTDFILWNLTTETKVAQISCGGWRRPHSFYLGDIPEMQNCFAYVKDDVIHIHRHWVGGEKTKVFPLNLHTQFHGRELHSLCFISADTKAGFESEERKISDRSSWIATGCEDGSVRLTRYASEFGNWSTSELLGEHVGGSAVRSVCCVSNMHIIASDIPDIGGEDSVMDDSESPCLLISVGAKRVLTSWLLRNGRQNKKGESLVSDNGDDRASSDVSSVTFQWLATDMPTKSKKIEKSPKLDVVEEDTSVNVTESRSNSYQGRENYEDDWRYMATTAFLVKCVGSRLTICFIAVACSDATLTLRALVLPHRLWFDVASLVPLKSPVLSLQHAIVPLHPPNEGENNNTSSSDAYLLISGATDGSIAFWDVTTSVEAFVKQVSSLHIEKFIDCQKRPRTGRGSQGGRKWKLLGAKRTQDSSSTLVSESAEEDPANGVIPQENGNNESADSLPDTSEIKPSHVVKNAHQSGVNCLHVSRSSSSPSHGNGLMFNVISGGDDQALHCLSFNILSSSPANKSEQTPSYSIRLTDRGGVASAHSSAIKGVWMDVKWIFSTGLDQRVRCWYLDKDGKLVEHAHIIISVPEPEALDAKAIDENRYQIAVAGRGIQMVEFSG